One genomic region from Nocardioides plantarum encodes:
- a CDS encoding Crp/Fnr family transcriptional regulator — protein MDTDVLRQAPLFSALDDEAALALRSSMSETRLRRGDVLFHEGDSGDKLYIVLEGKVKLGRTSADGRENLLAILGPGSMFGELSLFDPGPRSATVTAVTDAEFASLSHEDLLRWLEGRPVVARGLLSQLAGRLRKANDVVADLVFSDVPGRVAKALLDLADRFGRTADDGVHVHHDLTQEELAQLVGASRETVNKALADFASRGWLRLEPRSVVIIDVERLARRAR, from the coding sequence GTGGACACCGACGTACTCCGTCAGGCCCCGCTGTTCAGCGCCCTCGACGACGAGGCTGCCCTCGCGCTGCGCTCCTCCATGAGCGAGACACGGCTGCGCCGCGGCGACGTGCTCTTCCACGAGGGCGACTCGGGCGACAAGCTCTACATCGTGCTCGAGGGCAAGGTGAAGCTCGGCCGCACCTCCGCCGACGGCCGCGAGAACCTGCTCGCCATCCTCGGCCCCGGCTCGATGTTCGGCGAGCTGTCGCTCTTCGACCCGGGCCCGCGCTCGGCCACCGTCACCGCCGTCACCGACGCCGAGTTCGCCTCGCTGTCCCACGAGGACCTGCTGCGCTGGCTCGAGGGCCGCCCGGTCGTCGCCCGCGGGCTGCTCTCCCAGCTCGCCGGTCGGCTCCGCAAGGCCAACGACGTCGTCGCCGACCTGGTGTTCTCCGACGTCCCCGGCCGGGTCGCCAAGGCGCTGCTCGACCTCGCCGACCGCTTCGGCCGCACCGCCGACGACGGCGTCCACGTGCACCACGACCTCACCCAGGAGGAGCTCGCCCAGCTGGTCGGCGCCTCCCGCGAGACGGTCAACAAGGCCCTCGCCGACTTCGCCTCGCGCGGCTGGCTGCGCCTCGAGCCCCGCTCGGTCGTCATCATCGACGTCGAGCGACTGGCCCGCCGCGCCCGCTGA
- a CDS encoding M1 family aminopeptidase, which produces MTLVRRHAARLAALSLAVGALATLQPAVPAFAADAVAGAQTAGDSLFPNQGNGGYDVSHYDIDLKVDVTTAVANGAVGTTNLPKATTTIEATTTDAPLSSYSLDFQGSTGNLAASTYDVDTVTVNGTPATFSRIETSSTSSALVDNHKLIITPATPVSGAFTTVVTTHGAPVIHFDTDGSSEGWNNTTDGATFVNQPVGSMTLFPNNNTPRDKATYTFTIDVPTMLKTSNYANAGGKPYKAGVASNGELISKTPSGDGSRTTWVWNETKPMASELSMISIGRYDIYESDVTLASGRVLHEWSFIDPAISVANQNTTQVSRSQWKSLLDFYESKYGPYPGKSIGVVTDVVPGTINYALETQDRPFFPNSASNSATGSFYHEVMHQWWGDNVSPTDWNDITLNEGPATYAPSQLAYEGFGTTTTTVEQTIYSSWNSTAANSSTFTIPSAAMTNGNQLFGSQVYQRGAMALEALRTAIGPVDFETLMRQYQVTYGGTQIAGRRTAAFQAMAESISGRDLTAFFQSWWFTAGKPAWPVKFNLDVTGPTAQINAGDAATYTLSVRNTGKVAMPADATKITLDVSDLLDDATLGTLPTGVTLDDGTTLTWSVPATALAATATVAIPVTVNAGTTGARLKAVALAATLGGTCVSCTATAVVGTAPISPAPVPTVTGGTPTVDVPLTADTTGWAAGTTFAYQWLLDGTPVPGATSATYTPTANVVGATLAVKVTGTLSGFNPTSATSAATAAGVRATPTSDTPTISGTPKIGERLTVARGTWQPGTVFTYQWRVNGTNVSANNGGTAPVFTPSVASQVGQTVDVVVTGTKAGYTTTAKTSAATTAVTAGDALVSTPTPVFGATAPKVGVAFAPSYGSWDDGVVTTFQWQANGTNISGATTGSYAPTAATLGQTLTVVVTGTKPGIPAVVRTSAASLPVETGTQTLQPTPTITGTPRAGESSTGVPGTWDSGTTRTYQWYADGVAVTGATALTYAPTTDQIGQALTFEVTSTRAGYTTVTKTSAAKTVLGLAQVLTPTPTVTGTPQVGVELTGVPGTWDDGTTLTYQWLADGTAIDGADSLTFTPTADQVRTAITFAVTSTKATYETVTRTSDPTGAVVAGEQTLTPTPTITGTPQVGLALTGVPGTWDDGTTLAYRWLADGVPVDGATDLTFTPGPGRVGEVITFAVTGTRAGYTSVTRTSDPTATVAPGELAPTPTPTITGTPQVGVELTAVPGDWDSGAELTYQWSVDGDAVDGATATTYVARPGDVGKTVRVAVTGARPGYTSVTRTSAATAAVAAGDLVDTPTPTITGTPQVGVELTGVPGDWDSGTTLTYQWLADGVPVDGATGLTFTPGPGRAGEVVTFAVTATKAGYAPVTRTSAASAPVAPGDQASTPTPTITGTPQVGVELTGVPGDWDSGTTLTYQWLADGVPVEGATSATFAPSPAQLDAALTFAVTSTRPGYTTVTRTSISTADVAPGDQASTPTPTVSGTPQVGVELTGVPGDWDSGTALTFQWLADGTAISGATGLTFTPSAAQVGAVVTFAVTGARTGYTTVTRTSAATAAVAPGEQQSTPTPTVSGTPQVGVALTGVPGTWDDGATLTFQWLADGTAISGATGLTFTPTAAQVGAVVTFAVTGVRTGYTTVTRTSAPTAAVAPGDQESTPTPTITGTPKVGATLRVVVGRWDAGTTLRYRWQRDGVAIAGADATTYLLSARDLDARITVTVTSTKAGYGTASATSARTTAVARGTQKLTPKPTIGGTAKVGRTLTAYAGAHDPGTTIRFVWYVDGKQIAGATSSTYVPTSARVGKRITVVSIATRPAYDRVDRTSAPTAAVVR; this is translated from the coding sequence ATGACCCTCGTACGCCGCCACGCCGCCCGGCTCGCCGCCCTCAGCCTCGCCGTGGGCGCGCTGGCCACCCTGCAGCCGGCGGTGCCGGCCTTCGCCGCCGACGCCGTCGCCGGTGCCCAGACCGCCGGCGACTCGCTGTTCCCCAACCAGGGCAACGGCGGGTACGACGTCAGCCACTACGACATCGACCTCAAGGTCGACGTGACGACCGCGGTCGCCAACGGCGCCGTGGGCACCACCAACCTCCCGAAGGCCACGACGACCATCGAGGCGACGACGACCGACGCCCCGCTGTCGTCGTACTCGCTCGACTTCCAGGGGTCGACCGGCAACCTCGCCGCCTCCACGTACGACGTCGACACGGTCACCGTCAACGGGACCCCGGCCACCTTCAGCCGCATCGAGACGAGCAGCACCAGCAGCGCCCTGGTCGACAACCACAAGCTGATCATCACCCCGGCCACCCCGGTGAGCGGCGCCTTCACCACCGTCGTGACCACCCACGGCGCCCCGGTCATCCACTTCGACACCGACGGCTCGTCCGAGGGTTGGAACAACACCACCGACGGTGCGACCTTCGTCAACCAGCCGGTCGGCTCGATGACGTTGTTCCCCAACAACAACACGCCGCGCGACAAGGCGACCTACACGTTCACCATCGACGTCCCCACGATGCTGAAGACCTCCAACTACGCCAACGCCGGCGGCAAGCCCTACAAGGCCGGCGTGGCCAGCAACGGTGAACTGATCTCCAAGACCCCCAGCGGTGACGGCAGCCGCACCACGTGGGTGTGGAACGAGACCAAGCCGATGGCCAGCGAGCTGTCGATGATCTCGATCGGTCGCTACGACATCTACGAGTCCGACGTCACCCTGGCCAGCGGTCGCGTCCTGCACGAGTGGTCCTTCATCGACCCGGCCATCTCCGTCGCGAACCAGAACACCACCCAGGTCTCGCGCTCGCAGTGGAAGTCGCTCCTCGACTTCTACGAGTCGAAGTACGGGCCCTACCCGGGCAAGAGCATCGGCGTGGTGACCGACGTCGTCCCCGGCACGATCAACTACGCCCTGGAGACCCAGGACCGGCCGTTCTTCCCCAACAGCGCCAGCAACAGTGCGACTGGGTCGTTCTACCACGAGGTCATGCACCAGTGGTGGGGCGACAACGTCTCGCCGACCGACTGGAACGACATCACCCTCAACGAGGGGCCCGCGACCTACGCCCCGTCACAGCTGGCCTACGAAGGCTTCGGCACCACCACCACCACGGTCGAGCAGACCATCTACAGCTCGTGGAACAGCACGGCGGCCAACTCGTCCACGTTCACCATCCCGTCGGCCGCCATGACCAACGGCAACCAGCTCTTCGGCTCGCAGGTCTACCAGCGAGGCGCGATGGCCCTCGAGGCGCTGCGCACCGCCATCGGTCCCGTCGACTTCGAGACGCTGATGCGCCAGTACCAGGTGACGTACGGCGGCACGCAGATCGCCGGGCGCCGTACCGCCGCGTTCCAGGCGATGGCCGAGTCCATCAGCGGACGCGACCTGACGGCGTTCTTCCAGAGCTGGTGGTTCACCGCCGGCAAGCCCGCCTGGCCCGTGAAGTTCAACCTCGACGTCACCGGCCCGACCGCCCAGATCAACGCCGGCGACGCCGCGACCTACACGCTGTCGGTCCGCAACACCGGCAAGGTCGCGATGCCGGCGGACGCCACCAAGATCACCCTCGACGTGTCCGACCTGCTCGACGACGCCACCCTCGGCACCCTGCCCACCGGCGTCACCCTCGACGACGGCACGACACTGACCTGGTCGGTGCCCGCCACAGCCCTCGCGGCCACCGCCACCGTGGCGATCCCCGTGACGGTCAACGCCGGTACGACGGGCGCCAGGCTCAAGGCGGTCGCCCTCGCGGCGACCCTCGGCGGTACCTGTGTGAGCTGCACCGCCACTGCGGTCGTCGGCACGGCGCCGATCTCACCGGCACCGGTCCCGACCGTCACCGGCGGCACCCCGACGGTCGACGTGCCGCTGACCGCGGACACCACCGGCTGGGCCGCGGGGACCACCTTCGCCTACCAGTGGCTCCTGGACGGCACGCCCGTCCCCGGCGCCACCAGCGCGACCTACACCCCCACCGCGAACGTCGTGGGCGCGACCCTCGCGGTGAAGGTGACCGGCACGCTGTCCGGCTTCAACCCCACGTCGGCCACCAGTGCCGCCACTGCGGCCGGCGTCCGGGCCACGCCCACCAGCGACACGCCGACCATCTCCGGTACCCCGAAGATCGGCGAGCGGCTCACGGTCGCCCGCGGCACCTGGCAGCCCGGCACGGTCTTCACCTACCAGTGGCGCGTCAACGGGACGAACGTCTCCGCGAACAACGGCGGCACCGCTCCCGTGTTCACCCCCAGCGTCGCCTCGCAGGTGGGCCAGACCGTCGACGTGGTCGTGACCGGCACCAAGGCCGGCTACACGACGACGGCCAAGACCAGCGCCGCGACCACCGCGGTCACCGCCGGTGATGCGCTCGTCTCGACGCCCACCCCCGTCTTCGGCGCTACCGCGCCCAAGGTCGGCGTCGCCTTCGCGCCGAGCTACGGCAGCTGGGACGACGGCGTCGTCACCACCTTCCAGTGGCAGGCCAACGGCACCAACATCTCCGGGGCGACCACCGGCTCCTACGCGCCGACCGCAGCCACGCTCGGTCAGACGCTGACCGTCGTGGTGACCGGCACCAAGCCCGGCATCCCCGCCGTGGTCCGCACCAGCGCGGCCAGCCTCCCCGTCGAGACCGGCACGCAGACCCTGCAGCCCACTCCGACGATCACCGGCACCCCGCGGGCCGGCGAGTCCTCGACGGGCGTCCCGGGCACCTGGGACAGCGGCACCACCCGCACCTACCAGTGGTACGCCGACGGGGTCGCAGTCACGGGGGCGACCGCCCTCACCTACGCCCCGACCACGGACCAGATCGGCCAGGCCCTGACCTTCGAGGTCACCAGCACCCGCGCCGGCTACACGACCGTCACCAAGACGAGCGCGGCCAAGACGGTCCTCGGCCTGGCGCAGGTACTGACGCCCACGCCGACCGTCACCGGTACGCCACAGGTCGGCGTCGAGCTGACCGGCGTGCCCGGCACCTGGGACGACGGCACCACGCTGACCTACCAGTGGCTGGCCGACGGCACCGCGATCGACGGCGCCGACTCGCTCACCTTCACGCCCACCGCGGACCAGGTCCGTACGGCGATCACCTTCGCCGTGACCAGCACGAAGGCGACCTACGAGACGGTCACCCGCACGAGTGACCCGACCGGCGCCGTCGTCGCCGGCGAGCAGACGCTCACCCCGACCCCGACGATCACCGGCACCCCGCAGGTGGGCCTCGCGCTGACCGGCGTGCCCGGCACCTGGGACGACGGCACGACGCTGGCCTACCGGTGGCTGGCCGACGGCGTACCCGTCGACGGTGCCACCGACCTGACCTTCACCCCCGGTCCGGGTCGGGTCGGCGAGGTCATCACCTTCGCCGTGACCGGCACCCGCGCCGGCTACACGTCGGTCACCCGCACCAGCGACCCGACCGCCACGGTCGCCCCCGGCGAGCTCGCCCCGACGCCGACGCCGACCATCACCGGTACGCCGCAGGTGGGCGTCGAGCTCACCGCGGTCCCCGGCGACTGGGACTCCGGCGCCGAGCTGACCTACCAGTGGTCCGTCGACGGTGATGCCGTGGACGGTGCCACCGCGACGACGTACGTCGCGCGTCCCGGCGACGTCGGCAAGACCGTGCGGGTCGCCGTCACCGGCGCCCGTCCCGGCTACACCTCGGTGACCCGCACCAGCGCGGCCACCGCGGCGGTCGCCGCGGGCGATCTCGTCGACACCCCGACCCCGACCATCACGGGGACCCCGCAGGTGGGCGTCGAGCTGACCGGCGTACCGGGTGACTGGGACTCCGGCACGACGCTGACCTACCAGTGGCTGGCCGACGGCGTGCCCGTCGACGGCGCGACCGGCCTGACCTTCACGCCCGGGCCGGGCCGGGCCGGCGAGGTCGTCACCTTCGCGGTCACCGCCACCAAGGCCGGCTACGCGCCGGTCACCCGGACCAGCGCCGCGAGCGCGCCGGTCGCTCCGGGCGACCAGGCGAGCACCCCGACGCCGACGATCACCGGGACCCCGCAGGTGGGCGTCGAGCTGACCGGTGTGCCCGGTGACTGGGACTCCGGCACGACGCTGACCTACCAGTGGCTCGCCGACGGCGTACCGGTCGAGGGGGCGACGTCGGCGACGTTCGCCCCCAGCCCGGCCCAGCTCGATGCGGCTCTCACGTTCGCGGTCACCTCGACCCGACCGGGCTACACGACGGTCACGCGGACGAGCATCTCGACGGCCGATGTCGCTCCGGGCGACCAGGCGAGCACCCCGACGCCGACGGTCTCCGGGACCCCGCAGGTGGGCGTCGAGCTGACCGGTGTGCCCGGTGACTGGGACTCCGGCACGGCGCTGACCTTCCAGTGGCTGGCCGACGGCACCGCGATCAGCGGGGCGACCGGTCTGACGTTCACGCCGAGCGCCGCGCAGGTGGGGGCGGTCGTCACCTTCGCCGTCACTGGCGCCCGGACCGGCTACACGACGGTCACCCGGACCAGTGCGGCCACGGCCGCGGTGGCCCCGGGCGAGCAGCAGAGCACCCCGACGCCGACGGTCTCCGGGACCCCGCAGGTGGGTGTCGCGCTGACCGGCGTGCCCGGCACCTGGGACGACGGCGCGACGCTGACCTTCCAGTGGCTGGCCGACGGCACCGCGATCAGCGGGGCGACCGGTCTGACGTTCACGCCCACCGCCGCGCAGGTGGGGGCGGTCGTCACCTTCGCCGTCACGGGCGTGCGGACCGGCTACACGACGGTCACCCGGACCAGTGCGCCCACGGCCGCGGTGGCCCCGGGCGACCAGGAGAGCACCCCGACGCCGACCATCACCGGCACGCCCAAGGTCGGCGCCACGCTCCGTGTGGTCGTCGGACGGTGGGACGCGGGCACCACGCTGCGCTACCGCTGGCAGCGCGACGGTGTCGCGATCGCCGGGGCCGACGCGACGACGTACCTGCTGAGCGCACGTGACCTCGACGCACGGATCACGGTCACGGTCACGAGCACCAAGGCGGGCTACGGCACCGCGAGCGCCACCAGCGCGCGCACGACCGCCGTCGCCCGGGGCACGCAGAAGCTGACGCCCAAGCCCACCATCGGGGGGACGGCGAAGGTCGGCAGGACGCTCACCGCCTACGCGGGTGCCCACGACCCGGGCACCACCATCCGGTTCGTCTGGTACGTCGACGGCAAGCAGATCGCCGGCGCGACGTCGAGCACCTACGTGCCGACCTCGGCCCGGGTGGGCAAGCGGATCACGGTGGTCTCCATCGCCACCCGCCCCGCCTACGACCGGGTCGACCGCACCAGTGCCCCGACCGCGGCGGTCGTCCGCTAG
- a CDS encoding SigE family RNA polymerase sigma factor: MAHEDDFTAYVAARTPALSRTAYLLTGDAHLAEDLVQTALFKAAKAWHRIDGDPEPYVRRILYTQNVSWWRQRRLAESPLGDHDRPAASGSDVALRLTLEDALGRLTAKQRTVLVLRYFEDLTEVEAARTLGVSAGTVKSTTRQALGRLRTLAPELAELIGEPS, translated from the coding sequence GTGGCTCACGAGGACGACTTCACGGCGTACGTCGCCGCGCGCACGCCTGCCCTGTCGCGGACGGCGTACCTGCTCACCGGGGACGCCCACCTGGCGGAGGACCTCGTGCAGACAGCGCTCTTCAAGGCGGCCAAGGCGTGGCACCGCATCGACGGCGACCCCGAGCCCTACGTGCGCCGCATCCTCTACACCCAGAACGTGTCGTGGTGGCGCCAGCGCAGGCTCGCCGAGTCGCCGCTGGGTGACCACGACCGGCCGGCCGCGTCGGGCTCCGACGTGGCCCTGCGCCTCACGCTCGAGGACGCGCTGGGCCGGCTGACCGCCAAGCAGCGCACGGTGCTGGTGCTGCGCTACTTCGAGGACCTCACCGAGGTCGAGGCCGCGCGCACGCTCGGCGTCTCGGCCGGCACGGTCAAGTCGACCACCCGCCAGGCGCTGGGCCGCCTACGCACGCTGGCCCCCGAGCTGGCCGAGCTGATCGGGGAGCCGTCATGA
- a CDS encoding PD40 domain-containing protein has translation MTGDGLRDELARIAGDAPVASVSPETWGRAQRARARDRVVRVLGAAAAVAVVAGLAMTVLPHQDEPPIAGGGEGLGVPDRLYAVPDRMSERDDDYRWRSEEITDDVTIGRGAAAWVTYEGLPVVVDAEHGDYHLLDLPGFVGNDLKVRPYGGGLDLRLGLTLSPDGRRLAYAYGDPGPWSDDTKAVTGVRVLDLTTGDVRDIALTGGEGTVAEQIRFSPDGRWLVWAGRQLVPRTGGSLTVGSRVLGRIAPGATQSTPVSGFRPSLSSGDLTVADTGLVVAVSDNAGKPGSAVVQRWDDRLLGRERLTDADDEPLATLPGGTRVSPDGRLVAVGSCCTEEAYVVDTTTGKVVTRSALDYEGSLASAGPVGWLDDGTSVWQVMPQGGGGDGSLVLVTDDGRARTVGAVEDAVPEGIAVATDLMTTAHPAVDRAAPGWARTATRLLVLLLVAALLVVGGSAVWSRRRAEPGPAVPFLPRGIVALTAATVGSIALSIGWVWLISTSADETEAADVLLLAGPGALVVIGVALLLHRRWRWVGIGLVAGPPTALLLATALLVMALSEIGS, from the coding sequence ATGACCGGCGACGGGCTGCGCGACGAGCTGGCCCGGATCGCGGGGGACGCGCCGGTCGCGAGCGTCTCTCCCGAGACGTGGGGGCGGGCGCAGCGGGCCCGCGCGCGAGACCGGGTCGTGAGGGTGCTGGGCGCTGCCGCCGCGGTGGCGGTCGTCGCCGGCCTGGCCATGACCGTGCTCCCCCACCAGGACGAGCCTCCGATCGCCGGCGGCGGGGAGGGTCTCGGCGTGCCCGACCGGCTGTACGCCGTGCCCGACCGGATGTCCGAGCGGGACGACGACTACCGGTGGCGCAGTGAGGAGATCACCGACGACGTCACCATCGGGCGGGGGGCAGCCGCCTGGGTGACGTATGAAGGACTGCCGGTGGTCGTGGACGCCGAGCACGGCGACTACCACCTGCTGGACCTGCCCGGTTTCGTCGGCAACGACCTCAAAGTCCGGCCGTACGGCGGCGGGCTCGACCTCAGGCTCGGGCTCACGCTCTCTCCCGACGGTCGACGGCTCGCCTACGCCTACGGCGATCCGGGACCGTGGAGCGATGACACCAAAGCGGTCACCGGCGTGCGCGTGCTCGACCTGACGACCGGAGACGTCCGTGATATCGCCCTGACCGGTGGCGAGGGCACGGTCGCCGAACAGATCCGCTTCTCCCCCGATGGCCGGTGGCTGGTCTGGGCCGGCCGGCAGCTGGTGCCGCGGACCGGGGGGTCGCTCACGGTCGGCAGCCGGGTCCTGGGCCGGATCGCCCCCGGAGCCACGCAGTCCACCCCGGTCTCCGGCTTCCGGCCGAGTCTCTCGTCCGGTGATCTCACCGTGGCCGACACCGGGCTCGTCGTGGCCGTCAGCGACAACGCGGGCAAGCCGGGGTCGGCGGTCGTCCAACGGTGGGACGACCGCCTGCTCGGCCGTGAGCGGCTCACTGACGCCGACGACGAGCCGCTGGCGACCCTGCCCGGAGGCACCCGGGTCTCACCCGACGGGCGGCTGGTGGCGGTCGGGTCCTGCTGCACCGAGGAGGCCTACGTCGTCGACACGACCACTGGGAAGGTCGTGACGAGGTCCGCGCTGGACTACGAGGGCTCCCTCGCCTCCGCTGGACCCGTCGGGTGGCTCGACGACGGGACCAGCGTGTGGCAGGTGATGCCCCAGGGTGGCGGCGGCGACGGATCGCTGGTGCTCGTGACGGACGACGGACGCGCGCGCACCGTCGGCGCGGTCGAGGACGCGGTGCCCGAGGGGATCGCAGTGGCCACCGACCTGATGACGACGGCGCACCCGGCGGTCGACCGAGCCGCCCCGGGCTGGGCTCGGACCGCGACCCGCTTGCTGGTCCTCCTGCTCGTCGCGGCCCTGCTCGTCGTCGGCGGCTCGGCGGTCTGGTCACGGCGCCGGGCCGAGCCCGGCCCGGCGGTGCCGTTCCTGCCCCGCGGGATCGTCGCCCTCACGGCCGCGACAGTCGGCTCGATCGCGCTGTCGATCGGATGGGTGTGGCTGATCTCGACCTCGGCCGACGAGACCGAGGCGGCGGACGTGCTCCTCCTGGCCGGACCGGGCGCCCTCGTCGTCATCGGCGTGGCGCTGCTCCTCCACCGGCGGTGGCGGTGGGTCGGCATCGGGCTCGTCGCCGGGCCGCCGACGGCGCTGCTTCTTGCGACCGCGCTGCTCGTGATGGCGCTCAGCGAGATCGGCTCGTAG
- a CDS encoding MBL fold metallo-hydrolase → MSATPAAWASGEHGRRGRVLLAPNPGVMTLDGTNTWVLREPGSSTSVVVDPGPIEEGHLDLVDETTGDVGLILLTHHHYDHSEVAAALAERKGCAVRALDPDFCVGADPLADDEVIDVDGLRLRVVATPGHTADSVSFVLPAERVLLSGDMVLGRGTTVVAHPDGQLGSYFESIERMRSLVTDGEVDTIWPAHGPVLDEAGAVLDFYLAHRRQRLDQVRGALEQLKDAPHPEGIATDEVPRRVVEIVYADVDESLWDAAELSVRAQLAYLAERG, encoded by the coding sequence ATGAGCGCGACCCCGGCCGCGTGGGCCAGCGGCGAGCACGGCCGACGCGGCCGTGTGCTGCTCGCCCCCAACCCCGGCGTGATGACGCTCGACGGCACCAACACCTGGGTGCTGCGCGAGCCCGGCTCGAGCACCTCGGTCGTCGTCGACCCCGGCCCGATCGAGGAGGGCCACCTCGACCTCGTCGACGAGACTACCGGCGACGTCGGGCTGATCCTGCTGACCCACCACCACTACGACCACTCCGAGGTCGCCGCCGCCCTCGCCGAGCGCAAGGGCTGCGCCGTACGCGCCCTCGACCCCGACTTCTGTGTCGGCGCCGACCCGCTGGCCGACGACGAGGTGATCGACGTCGACGGGCTGCGGCTGCGCGTGGTCGCCACCCCCGGCCACACCGCCGACTCCGTGTCGTTCGTGCTGCCCGCCGAACGTGTGCTGCTCTCGGGTGACATGGTGCTCGGCCGCGGCACGACCGTGGTCGCCCATCCCGACGGCCAGCTCGGCTCCTACTTCGAGTCGATCGAGCGGATGCGCTCGCTGGTCACCGACGGCGAGGTCGACACGATCTGGCCGGCCCACGGCCCGGTGCTCGACGAGGCCGGCGCCGTCCTCGACTTCTACCTCGCCCACCGCCGCCAGCGCCTCGACCAGGTCCGCGGCGCTCTCGAGCAGCTCAAGGACGCACCCCACCCCGAGGGCATCGCCACCGACGAGGTGCCGCGCCGCGTCGTCGAGATCGTGTACGCCGACGTCGACGAGTCGCTCTGGGACGCCGCCGAGCTGTCGGTGCGGGCCCAGCTCGCCTACCTGGCCGAGCGCGGCTAG
- a CDS encoding NUDIX hydrolase yields MRIPLPPVPLPDHLVEVAREYADGRQQPVEPRNAATVVLMRPATDPGAEGGPDVYFMRRQVSMDFAAGMAVFPGGGVDPRDFDTEVAWAGPGPAAWAERLGTDAETARALVCTAVRETFEESGVLLAGPSAEAVVADTTGDDWEADRVALESRELSMTDFLLRRGLVLRTDLLGVWDAWLTPVFEPKRYRTWFFVAVLPEGQLTRDVSSESSSVVWLPAGVAADEADAGELAMMPPTYLTAMEVGTFATPDDVLAEAAGRRAEMFTPSVEPLDDGFTLSMPDRFRPLVAARRR; encoded by the coding sequence GTGAGGATCCCGCTGCCCCCGGTGCCGCTACCCGACCACCTGGTCGAGGTTGCTCGCGAGTACGCCGACGGCCGCCAGCAGCCGGTCGAGCCGCGCAACGCCGCGACGGTCGTGCTGATGCGGCCGGCCACCGACCCCGGCGCCGAGGGCGGCCCCGACGTCTACTTCATGCGCCGTCAGGTCTCCATGGACTTCGCGGCCGGGATGGCCGTGTTCCCCGGCGGCGGCGTGGACCCCCGTGACTTCGACACCGAGGTCGCCTGGGCGGGTCCTGGTCCCGCCGCGTGGGCCGAGCGGCTCGGCACCGACGCCGAGACCGCACGGGCCCTGGTCTGCACCGCGGTCCGCGAGACCTTCGAGGAGTCCGGCGTGCTGCTGGCCGGTCCCTCGGCCGAGGCGGTCGTGGCCGACACCACCGGCGACGACTGGGAGGCCGACCGGGTCGCGTTGGAGTCGCGCGAGCTGTCGATGACCGACTTCCTGCTCCGCCGTGGCCTGGTGCTCCGGACCGACCTGCTGGGCGTCTGGGACGCCTGGCTGACCCCGGTCTTCGAGCCCAAGCGCTACCGCACCTGGTTCTTCGTGGCGGTGCTGCCCGAGGGTCAGCTGACCCGTGACGTGTCCTCGGAGTCGTCCTCCGTGGTCTGGCTCCCCGCGGGTGTCGCCGCAGACGAGGCCGACGCCGGCGAGCTGGCGATGATGCCGCCGACCTACCTGACCGCGATGGAGGTCGGCACCTTCGCCACGCCCGACGACGTCCTCGCCGAGGCGGCCGGCCGCCGCGCGGAGATGTTCACGCCGTCCGTCGAGCCGCTCGACGACGGCTTCACGCTCTCGATGCCCGACCGGTTCCGGCCCCTCGTCGCAGCGCGCCGCCGATGA
- a CDS encoding RidA family protein has translation MSTPEERLAALGHEVPEVAKPVAAYVPAVRSGNHVFTSGQLPMRSGELITTGKVGAGVTAEEAYACAQQCALNAIAAVRAEIGDLALVKRVVKVVVFVASAPDFTGQPGVANGASELLGEVFAGVHARSAVGVAVLPLDAPVEVEILVEV, from the coding sequence ATGAGCACGCCCGAGGAGCGACTGGCCGCGCTCGGTCACGAGGTCCCGGAGGTCGCCAAGCCCGTGGCGGCCTACGTGCCCGCCGTACGCAGCGGCAACCACGTCTTCACCTCCGGCCAGCTGCCGATGCGGTCGGGCGAGCTGATCACGACCGGCAAGGTCGGCGCCGGGGTGACGGCCGAGGAGGCCTACGCCTGCGCCCAGCAGTGCGCGCTCAACGCGATCGCCGCGGTCCGGGCCGAGATCGGCGACCTGGCCCTGGTCAAGCGTGTGGTCAAGGTCGTGGTGTTCGTGGCCTCGGCACCCGACTTCACCGGCCAGCCCGGGGTCGCCAACGGCGCCTCCGAGCTGCTGGGGGAGGTGTTCGCCGGCGTCCACGCCCGGTCCGCCGTCGGCGTGGCGGTCCTGCCGCTCGACGCACCCGTCGAGGTCGAGATCCTGGTCGAGGTGTGA